In the Oryza glaberrima chromosome 6, OglaRS2, whole genome shotgun sequence genome, one interval contains:
- the LOC127776064 gene encoding ent-kaurene oxidase-like protein 1 isoform X1, translating into MEAFVSGGAGGVGAAAVVGVFVAAAVVGGFVAAVALVERAGVIAPRKRPNAPPAVPGLPIIGNLHQLKEKKPHQTFTKWAEIYGPIYTIRIGASSVVVLNSTEVAKEAMVAKFSSISTRKLSKALTVLTRDKSMVATSDYGDFHKMVKRYVMSSTLGTSAQKKFRDTRDMMINNMLSTFHKLVKDDPHVPLIFRDVFKDELFRLSMIQSLGEDVSSVYVDEIGRDISKEEIYNATVTDMMMCAIEVDWRDFFSYLSWVPNKSFETRVFTAEARRTAVMRALIKQQKERIVRGEAKICYLDFLLAENTLTDEQLTMLVWEELIEAADTTLVATEWAMYELAKNPDKQARNICYSDPAHSWHYQPKRFLLGVFLVMPGTALPRDPGGVRRRGGHRGAPAAAAVPQRRLPGDAAPPLPCPAHTPEVRPRGHQACRLRRPRRHRDGDQPVRVQHEQGVGVAGGVGAREVHRREVGGGRHVQDDGVRRREEGLRREPTGDAHRVHRHRALRAGVRVEADGGRRGEGGHRAVHRLQAPPASCPPHAQRKDMNHYIHWKLFFDR; encoded by the exons ATGGAGGCGTTCGTGtcgggcggcgcgggcggggtcggggcggcggcggtggtcggagtgttcgtcgccgcggcggtggtcggAGGGTTCGTCGCCGCGGTCGCGCTCGTCGAGAGGGCCGGCGTGATCGCGCCAAGGAAACGCCCCAACGCGCCCCCAG CTGTTCCTGGTTTACCCATAATCGGAAATCTGCATCAattgaaagaaaagaagccTCATCAGACCTTCACAAAATGGGCTGAAATTTATGGCCCAATCTACACTATAAGGATTGGGGCTTCTTCCGTAGTTGTGCTCAATTCAACTGAAGTAGCCAAGGAG GCGATGGTTGCAAAATTCTCATCCATATCTACCCGAAAGCTATCCAAAGCACTGACAGTGCTTACTCGTGATAAATCCATGGTTGCTACCAGCGACTATGGTGATTTCCACAAAATGGTGAAGCGTTATGTCATGTCAAGCACGCTGGGTACTTCTGCACAG aaaaaattTCGTGACACAAGAGATATGATGATCAATAACATGTTAAGCACTTTCCATAAACTGGTGAAAGATGACCCACATGTTCCTCTGATATTTAGAGATGTTTTCAAGGATGAGCTATTCCGGTTGTCCATGATCCAG AGCTTAGGAGAGGATGTGAGTTCAGTCTACGTGGATGAAATTGGGAGGGACATTTCGAAGGAAGAAATCTACAACGCCACTGTGACCGACATGATGATGTGCGCAATTGAGGTTGATTGGAGAGACTTCTTCTCCTACCTCAGCTGGGTTCCAAACAAGAGCTTCGAAACAAGAGTGTTTACCGCAGAAGCTAGACGAACCGCGGTGATGCGCGCCTTGATCAAGCAACAGAAGGAAAGGATTGTGCGTGGAGAG GCAAAGATATGCTATCTGGACTTCTTGCTGGCAGAGAACACACTGACAGATGAGCAACTGACGATGCTGGTGTGGGAGGAACTCATAGAGGCTGCAGATACTACCTTGGTCGCCACAGAATGGGCCATGTACGAGCTTGCCAAGAACCCTGACAAACAGGCAAGAAATATTTGTTACTCTGATCCAGCTCATTCTTGGCATTATCAACCCAAACGTTTTCTTTTGGGCGTTTTTCTGGTCATGCCAGGAACGGCTTTACCAAGAGATCCGGGAGGTgtgcggcgacgaggcggtcaCCGAGGAGCACCTGCCGCGGCTGCCGTACCTCAACGCCGTCTTCCAGGAGACGCTGCGCCGCCACTCCCCTGTCCCGCTCATACCCCCGAGGTTCGTCCACGAGGACACCAAGCTTGCAGGCTACGACGTCCCCGCCGGCACCGAG ATGGTGATCAACCTGTACGGGTGCAACATGAACAAGGAGTGGGAGTCGCCGGAGGAGTGGGTGCCAGAGAGGTTCACCGGCGGGAGGTTGGAGGTGGCAGACATGTACAAGACGATGGCGTTCGGCGCCGGGAGGAGGGCCTGCGCAGGGAACCTACAGGTGATGCACATCGCGTGCACCGCCATCGCGCGCTTCGTGCAGGAGTTCGGGTGGAGGCTGACGGAGGGCGACGAGGAGAAGGTGGACACCGTGCAGTTCACCGCCTACAAGCTCCACCCGCTTCATGTCCACCTCACGCCCAGAGGAAGGATATGAACCATTATATTCATTGGAAGCTGTTTTTCGATCGTTGA